Below is a genomic region from Leptotrichia shahii.
TGTTGTGGTTGCTGTTTGGAATGCAATCAAAGCAGTTGTGCTTGTGGTGATTAAAATAATAGCTGTATATATTAAGACATACATTAATATTATAAAAGCAGCTTGGAAAGTATTGACAATAGCTATAAAGGTTGTATGGACCGTAATAAAAGCTGTAATTTTAGTTGTTATTGTTGCTATTGTCGTTGTAATCAGGACAAATATTATGATAATAAAAACTATATGGAAAGGTTTAGTTGCGGTTGCACGATTTGTTTGGAATGCAATTAAAGGTGTGGCTATTCCTGTATGGAATGCTATAAAAACAGCTGCAATGGCATTATGGAACGGTCTAAAATCTGGGATAACAGCAGTAGGATCATTTTTTAAATCAACTTGGGAAGGAATAAAAGGAGCTGCAATTGCTGTATGGAACGGTATTAAATCAGCATTTGATAAAGTTGTCGAAGGATTGAAAAGTGCAATTAGCGGTGTTGTAAAATTTTTCACAGATAAATGGAACGGCTTAAAAAATATGGTTTCAAAAGGACTTGGAGCAGTTGGGAATTTTTTAGGATTCGGGAAAAATGCAGCAGGAACTAACTACTGGAGTGGAGGACTTACAACAGTAGCAGAACGTGGAGCTGAATTAATTCAAATGCCAGGTAAACCAGCCTTCTTAGCAGAACACGAAATGTTATTAAATTTACCTCGTGGTACTCAAATATTGAATAATCGTGAAACTAAAAATAGTTTTAGAGATAAGATCAGCGGACTAAAAGAGAGAATGTCAGAACTTAGAAGTAATGAAAGTTCAGGCGGCGGAGATGTTATAAATATCACAATTAATGCTGGCGGAAATGTTGACGCTAATGTGATTGAAAAAGCAGTAATGAGAGCATTAGAAAAAGCTAGAAATAAAAAAGAAAGGACGGCATTTGCATAATGGCGAAAGTAAAAGTGTATAAAACAGTTTCGGGCGATACTTGGGACTTGATAGCATATAAGGTTTATGGAAGCGAAGGCTATTATCATGACCTTATAAGAAGTAATTTAGCTTTAATTGACATCGCCGTTTTTGACGCAAATATTCCAATTATCATTCCTGAAATTGCTGAAGAAAGTGATAATGATACAAGTTTGCCGCCGTGGAAGAGAGGTGAATAGAAATGGCATTTGCCAGAAGTATTAGGGTTATAGTTATATTTAATAAAGTTGATATTTCTGATGAGATAGCACATTCTATTTCATCTCTTAACTACACGGACAATTCCAAAAATGCTATAGATGATTTGGAAATAGAACTAGAAAACTTAGATTATAGATGGCTTAAAGAGTGGTATCCTGACGAGAACGCTCAAATGCTTGTTGGAATTCACGAAGAGCTGGAAAACGAAACTAATTTTTTGGACTTGGGAACTTTTTATGTGGATGAGCCGACTTTTGAAGACCATAAACTTACTTTAAAGTGCTTGGCTTTGCCACTTGACCAGAATATTAGAGACCAGAAAAATAGTGTCGCTTGGGAGAGTATAACTTTGAAAGAGCTTGTTACACGGATTGCAAATAAACACGAAATGAATGCAGAGATTTATGCAGAGAATGTGTTTTTTGAGAGATTAGACCAAAATCAGGAAACGGATTTAGCCTTTATTAACCGAGTCGTAAAAGAGATTGGGTTAAATATGAAAGTATCTGATGACAAGATAATTATTTTTGATGATGAAGAAATGGAAAAGAATGATACTATTGAAGTTTTTAACATTAAAGACTATCA
It encodes:
- a CDS encoding tail protein X, which codes for MAKVKVYKTVSGDTWDLIAYKVYGSEGYYHDLIRSNLALIDIAVFDANIPIIIPEIAEESDNDTSLPPWKRGE
- a CDS encoding phage late control D family protein is translated as MAFARSIRVIVIFNKVDISDEIAHSISSLNYTDNSKNAIDDLEIELENLDYRWLKEWYPDENAQMLVGIHEELENETNFLDLGTFYVDEPTFEDHKLTLKCLALPLDQNIRDQKNSVAWESITLKELVTRIANKHEMNAEIYAENVFFERLDQNQETDLAFINRVVKEIGLNMKVSDDKIIIFDDEEMEKNDTIEVFNIKDYQIRSFSLKKKNKEIYDKVEVSYYDPDKKKVVKEIITKEELDKRNQVTTEEKESKSKDSKKTNKKSPKKASKKPIKKIKSKKK